A region from the Drosophila ananassae strain 14024-0371.13 chromosome 2L, ASM1763931v2, whole genome shotgun sequence genome encodes:
- the LOC6499117 gene encoding ADP-ribosylation factor-like protein 6-interacting protein 4, translated as MGKSDKKSKKSHKHKRREHKEKHKSKKSKKHSRQKQGASPAITEPNIQKLEQEQEQEEDFSIPIALMNSKSHAPETPEEYQRRQSQIRREVDPVTGRTRLIKGDSEVLEEIVSKERHTEINKKATRGDGEYYEQRTLDAARRRK; from the exons ATGGGCAAAagtgataaaaaatctaagaaaagCCATAAACACAAACGAAGGGAGCACAAGGAGAAACACAAATCGAAGAAATCGAAGAAGCACAGCCGACAGAAGCAGGGCGCATCACCGGCCATAACCGAGCCGAATATCCAAAAGCTGGagcaggaacaggaacaggagGAGGATTTTTCCATACCAATAG CGCTGATGAACAGCAAGTCGCATGCTCCAGAAACGCCGGAGGAGTACCAACGCCGGCAGAGCCAAATCCGCCGAGAGGTAGATCCCGTGACAGGTCGCACTCGTCTAATCAAGGGCGACAGCGAAGTGCTTGAAGAAATCGTGAGCAAGGAGCGCCACACGGAGATCAATAAGAAGGCCACTCGTGGGGATGGGGAGTATTATGAACAGAGAACTCTGGATGCTGCTCGGCGCCGAAAGTGA
- the LOC6501443 gene encoding E3 ubiquitin-protein ligase RNFT1: MNSSPKDPHGGYRGVGGGGPQDGASTGVSISIESDDNDSTTAEHEYLLPSSSSMTSAGGIAGGGPLGAGVSANTSINLDHGPVSTGRSSSLSGAARHGNILSSFLARQRSYTPASTSTGMPVRASTQINRRLQQSRSMGANASGSLEEPPITGAASNAQGASPGGVRQLGFWRVNLNDVFSLSTAPSTEALRSFITHSNFRYQPAAAAAGVPPAAPPAPADNSHILLQQQQPPIHPEPTSSPLRFGRVNAGSGPSPSGTMGRSISLREGEMRHNQNLTGGRHNASVIGLHSNPVAFEEHEHNAGQELGEADANGEAGGGGGAGGGNPQMEPHDHAAEDEHLISDDMVVQILSHFVRYLPLIFILMIKFIHDHLLGIIDLLVLQTVIYNVNRSVRTQVARLAQKNYAVMIRDACLICVVVTLRLFLATAPPDPFGLIVPPPRKYFSLEITALPYHTEHTEAEKLAGNPTTSSETLKASISTDTYDALKVIPLGMLLYYIAVSDLIIKLLTMLVKLGITMLPHHLMRLKVRARLYVLVEYSSQFYRALTPITQWFLFLYESYSGLEVVSGGLFSALYLGAKIFELVERGKSLKKAIVTFRKNIDSERPPTKDELDAAGALCPICHDAFNSPIVLECGHIFCDECVQTWFKREQTCPMCRAKVSDDPAWQDGSTTFFHQLY; this comes from the exons ATGAACAGCAGCCCCAAGGATCCCCACGGCGGCTACCGGGGCGTTGGAGGCGGTGGACCCCAGGACGGCGCATCGACAGGTGTGTCCATCAGCATCGAGAGTGACGACAATGACTCAACTACAGCAGAACACGAATATCTGCTGCCGTCCTCGTCGTCGATGACCTCTGCTGGTGGAATCGCAGGGGGAGGACCATTGGGGGCAGGTGTTTCTGCCAACACCAGCATTAACTTGGATCACGGGCCAGTTTCCACGGGCAGGAGTAGCAGCCTTAGTGGCGCTGCCCGTCACGGGAATATCCTGTCTTCATTCTTGGCCAGGCAGCGGTCTTACACACCGGCCAGCACGAGCACTGGCATGCCGGTTCGTGCGTCGACACAAATAAACCGTCGATTGCAACAGTCACGCAGCATGGGCGCCAACGCCAGTGGCAGCCTAGAGGAACCACCAATCACAGGTGCAGCGTCCAATGCCCAGGGCGCCTCACCTGGAGGTGTAAGGCAGCTTGGTTTCTGGCGCGTCAATCTTAACGATGTGTTCTCCCTATCCACGGCACCTTCGACGGAGGCTCTACGATCCTTTATCACACATTCCAACTTCAGATATCAGCCTGCAGCAGCCGCCGCTGGAGTCCCGCCAgctgctcctcctgctccagctGACAACTCGCACATATTGcttcagcagcaacagcctcCAATCCATCCCGAGCCGACTAGCTCTCCACTGAGGTTCGGACGAGTGAACGCTGGGTCAGGACCCAGTCCTAGTGGAACCATGGGCAGAAGTATTTCATTGCGCGAAGGAGAAATGCGACACAATCAAAATCTTACCGGTGGCCGGCACAACGCCAGCGTCATCGGTCTTCATAGCAATCCGGTGGCTTTTGAGGAGCACGAACACAATGCTGGACAAGAGTTGGGGGAAGCAGACGCCAATGGAgaggcaggaggaggaggtggcgcAGGAGGCGGCAATCCTCAGATGGAGCCCCATGACCATGCCGCTGAAGATGAGCATCTTATCTCCGACGACATGGTAGTGCAGATCCTCAGTCACTTTGTGCGCTACCTCCCACTCATCTTCATATTGATGATCAAGTTTATACACGATCACCTGCTTGGCATTATAGATCTTCTGGTATTGCAAACGGTCATTTATAACGTTAACAGATCGGTGCGGACTCAAGTAGCCAGACTAGCCCAGAAGAACTACGCTGTGATGATACGAGATGCCTGCCTGATTTGTGTGGTGGTTACCCTGCGTCTGTTTCTGGCCACTGCCCCTCCAGATCCCTTTGGTCTTATTGTTCCGCCACCCAGAAAGTATTTTAGTCTGGAGATAACCGCATTGCCTTATCACACGGAACACACCGAGGCAGAAAAGCTCGCCGGAAATCCAACAACTTCATCGGAAACTCTAAAGGCTTCCATTTCGACGGATACGTACGATGCCCTAAAAGTGATCCCATTGGGAATGTTGCTTTATTATATTGCTGTGAGTGATCTTATTATTAAACTGCTGACAATGTTGGTAAAACTGGGAATTACAATGTTGCCGCACCATCTAATGAGACTTAAAGTTCGG GCGCGCTTGTACGTCTTGGTAGAGTACTCTTCACAGTTTTATCGGGCACTAACTCCCATCACCCAGTGGTTCCTGTTTCTGTACGAGTCCTACTCGGGCCTGGAGGTGGTTTCCGGAGGCCTGTTTTCCGCACTTTATCTCGGGGCGAAGATATTCGAGCTGGTGGAACGCGGAAAATCGCTCAAAAAAGCCATTGTGACTTTCAGAAAGAATATT GACTCTGAGCGACCGCCAACCAAAGACGAACTGGATGCAGCGGGTGCCTTGTGTCCCATATGCCATGATGCCTTCAACTCGCCCATTGTACTCGAGTGCGGCCACATCTTCTGTGATGAGTGCGTTCAGACCTGGTTTAAGCGAGAACAGACCTGTCCCATGTGCCGGGCAAAAGTCAGCGACGATCCCGCCTGGCAGGACGGCAGCACAACATTCTTCCATCAGTTGTACTAG